The Daphnia carinata strain CSIRO-1 chromosome 9, CSIRO_AGI_Dcar_HiC_V3, whole genome shotgun sequence nucleotide sequence TACTTAATCAATTCTTTTATGGATCCTTTACCTTGGGAGGGTTGCAATAATGATTGGAATTCTGAGCTTTGCTGGAATGGGACCAAATTTAATAGCTCTCAGAACCAAGAAGAGACAAATAAAACAAGCGCCCCGCAAGAATTTTACGAGTACCTTTTTAtattcaaagtaaaaaattttgggattttttttataaacgtTTTTGGATTACCTCACAGCAACCACTTGTTACAGATGACGAAAGGAGTCGAAGATTTTGGCACGATGCGCTGGGAACTCCTCGATTGCCTCGCAGTTGCATGGATTCTCGTCTACTTTTGTCTGTGGAAAGGCATCAAGTCATCAGGGAAAGTTGTGTACGTTACAGCTACTTTGCCATACCTGTTTATAGGGGCATTTATTGTCAGAGCTCTCACGTTGCCAGGATCTGAATTAAGTCTCGTTTACTTCTTTTCCCCAAAATGGGAAACACTTCTAGAAGCCAAAGTATTTATGAAAAGTATCATTATAATCTTTAATTTGCACGTTATTTAAATATGTCGTTTGCAATTTAAATTAGGTTTGGGTTAACGCAGCTGGTAACCATAAATGcgatataaattttttttttactgttagACTACAGTATATAAAACATTAACCCATCAGCTCAAAATTTCAATTCTATTGGGATTGCGTTTGGCTCCCTGATGGCGTTCTCCAGCTATAACCGTTTCGACAATCGACTGATGCGTGATACTCTGATTATTTCGCTTACTGACGCCGTTACCTGCATTTTAGCTGGCATATGTGTGTTTGGAACACTAGGAAATTTAGCCTTTGAACAAGGCAAAAGCGTGGACGAAGTTGTTAGTAGCGGTAACTCAAAGAAATGTCATCAACTATTATTgagaaaaataacatttatatTATGTTCCTATACAGGACCTGGGCTTGTTTTCGTCGCCTATCCCGCCGCATTGTCTAAAATGCCCTTTCCTCAAGTATGGtcggtcattttcttttcaatgttgCTATGCCTTGGAATTGACAGTCAGTTTGCCACGGTCGAAGTAATTATAACTTCAATTAAAGATGCCTATGGCCGATGGATACGCCTTCATTTAAAACGTCACGAAGTTCTAGTGCTATTGGTATGCTTTGTGTCGTTCATATGCGGGCTGCCAAACGTCATGCAAGTAATAcgaatattttattaattaaCATGTTTTGGTTATTTATTAAGttatttttactatttctGAAGGGTGGAATCTACTTCTTTACCCTGATTGATTACTATGCCGCCGCTATTTCTTTGATGTATATTGCGTTCTTCGAAGTAATCGCAATTGTATGGGTATACGGTGCTAATCGTTTGGCCCGCAACGTACGGGATATGACAGGCGAACTACCGAACTACTATATAAGAGGGTGCTGGATGGTTGCCGCCCCCTGCCTCATTATGGCCATATGGATTTTTAGCCTTGCTGACTATGAAGCTCCAACATATAACAAAGGGCAATATATATTTCCAGGATGGAGTATAGGAATGGGTTGGGCCATTTCTTGCCTGTCTTTATTAGCCATTCCTATATTAGCAGTTACTGCAATTGTTAAAGCAAAAGGCAACAACATAGTCCAGGTATGATACTCATACAAATTTTAAGTATGAAAATTCAg carries:
- the LOC130700871 gene encoding sodium- and chloride-dependent GABA transporter ine-like, whose translation is MSPHPETGLATVIMSFLLCTYYNVIIAWALYYLINSFMDPLPWEGCNNDWNSELCWNGTKFNSSQNQEETNKTSAPQEFYDNHLLQMTKGVEDFGTMRWELLDCLAVAWILVYFCLWKGIKSSGKVVYVTATLPYLFIGAFIVRALTLPGSELSLVYFFSPKWETLLEAKVWVNAAAQNFNSIGIAFGSLMAFSSYNRFDNRLMRDTLIISLTDAVTCILAGICVFGTLGNLAFEQGKSVDEVVSSGPGLVFVAYPAALSKMPFPQVWSVIFFSMLLCLGIDSQFATVEVIITSIKDAYGRWIRLHLKRHEVLVLLVCFVSFICGLPNVMQGGIYFFTLIDYYAAAISLMYIAFFEVIAIVWVYGANRLARNVRDMTGELPNYYIRGCWMVAAPCLIMAIWIFSLADYEAPTYNKGQYIFPGWSIGMGWAISCLSLLAIPILAVTAIVKAKGNNIVQKLKASIKSPIRECPCCGKMLNKQHEAHHGTAANNPDNEICLVQLTSD